TAGTTATTGTAGATTTTATCCCCGAAAAACAACTCATTGTTCCTATCTTAACTTGTTTACCATTAATTTCTCCTGGTATAACAATATCTGTATTTGTACCATTGTATTTATTTAAAATTATATCCTTACTATACTCTTTATACTCCCAATTGCTTAAATCAAAAGTATCCACTGTTGTTTGTTTATTTATTTCTTGAGAAGCTACTTCTTGTTCAAGATCTTCTTTTCCAACGCTACTACTAACTACATTTACTTCCCTATCTAATTCCATTGCATTAGATAAAATAGATACATCAGATGTAACTAAGATAAGTGTTAATGCAGTAGCAGTTCCAATATTTTTTAATTGTTGCTTCTTTTTATCATTTGTTTTTCCCATTTATATATTTTCCTCCAAAATAATATATTTTTATATTAAAAAAATAAGAATTATAATTTTTCAATATAAATTCTGGCCCTACTATCAAGCTCTGTTATTTTATAATATTTCGATTTTTATTGTCAATACAACCTTTACATTATGATTATATTCCCAGTTTTCTTTTTATTTGATATAATTTCTTAAATATAACGCAAAAATATTTTTAACTCATGTTGAAATTAACAGAAAACTCTCTTTATAGTTAAGAAAATTTTTGAATAATCTTGTAAAAAGAAATTTTTATACCTAACTTTAATTTAATTATTCCAACTAAAAATAGGAAAGCACAATTAATATTAACAAGATACAAAGATGTAATACCTAGAAATGGTAGATATTCTGAATAAATGCTTAAAGTTAAAATGGAGTTTCATAATAAATTTATGCCTATAAAGTAAAAAAATCCACGACATTTCTGTCGTGGATTTTTTGGTGGAGGCGACGGGAATCGAACCCGTGTCCGAAAGCTGACACCCATAAGCATCTCCGAGCGCAGTTGATATTTTAAATTTCCCTTAGTAGACGCCTACCAACAGGCTTCTACTTCGGTAGCTTCATAAAATCCCGTTCCGCTGTCAAAGCTTTCAGCGGCTCGTTTCCCTACAAAATCGACGCCTTATCCCGGACCGTAGGCCTTCCAAGTAAGACGGCTGCTGTTAATTAAGCAGCTAAAGCGTAATTTTCGTCAATTAATTTTAATTCCCAGTTTTTTAACGCGGGTCCAGGGCCCTCGGCTCGCTTCTCATGAATCCCATACCCCCGTCGAAACCATTGCGCCCCCATGTTATAAGGACATTGACTTTAGGTATGTTCATTACGCATTCACCTTTAAAATATTCAGTTTTCATAAGACAATTATCATTGTACATCAGAGGCAAAAATTAATCAATAGTAATTTTTGCCTCCAACACTAATTTATTTCCCATTTAAAGCTTTATCCATTTTCTTATTAATATCTTCTACATCTGGTACAACTATAGGATTATCTACAACATTATATTTATCTTTTAACAATAATATTCTTTCAACACTTTCATCTATTCTGTCTTCTGTTATTTTTTCATCTAGAAAAGCATCATTAATTGCATCTATTACTTTTATAACATTATCATATTTATTACATACCATTATTATATCTGTTCCTGCTAAAATAGATTTTACTGCAGCATCACCAATATCATAATTACTAGTTATTGCATCCATCGACATATCATCAGTTATTATTACACCATCATAACCCATATACCTTCTTAAAATATCATCTACTACCATCTCTGACATTGTTGCTGGATTTTCACTATCAACCTTGGTTAGTTTGATGTTAGATACCATAACTAAATCAGCTCCTGCCTTTATTGCATCCATAAAAGGACGAAATTCTACTACCTCTAATCTTGCTAAATCATTTTCTAATACTGGTAAACCTACATATGAATCACTACTTGCATCACCATAACCTGGAAAATGCTTTATTCCTGCAATTACATTGCTTTCTTTCATACCATTCATCATAGCTATTCCTAATCTACTTACAAGTTCTTCATCGTTACCAAAAGATCTATCTCCAATAACAGTGTTTTTATCATTAGTATTAACATCTAGCACTGGTGCAAGATTAACATTAAAGCCTAAGGCTAATACTTCTTCACCTATAGCACTACCTATATTAAAGCTTGTATTCTCATTGTTCATTTTACCAATTTCTTCATTAGTCGGTATTTCCATAAGTTCAGAAGGCATTCTAGAAACTGATCCCCCTTCTTCATCTACTGTAATAAAAATAGGAATTTTATTATTTTCATTTTCTACCTTTATTTCATTATTTAATCTTACCATTTGTTGAACGTCTTCAATATTACTAATAGAATATATTACTCCACCTATTTTTTCTTCTACTATTAATGATTTTAAATCTTCATTATATTTCTTCCCACTAAACCCTGACATTATAAGTTGTCCAATTTTTTCTTCTATAGTCATCTCATCTATTATTGATCTAATTCTTTTAATTTTTTCTTCATCGGTCTCTGATTCTCTAACTATAGCCATCCTCTCACTCGAATAATTTTTACATTCTATTGCTAACCATCCACCAAACTTCATTGACATGACAACAGCGGATAAAATTGCAATAACCTTAATTATTTTTGCCATATCTCACAACTCCTTTTTATACTATTGTATATGTTTTCACTATATATATCTATTATTTTACCATATTTTATTCTAAATTAATATTTTTTTATCTTTATTTGAATTATTTTGTATTGTAATGTAAAATATAATCATAAATTGTATTTGTGGAAAGGAGCTTATTGATGCCTAAACTAAAATTCCTTGTAATTTGTATTGCTATAATCCTTAATGTACTTCTTTGTAATAAGCTTTCTACGATGATTATAAATAAAAAGTCAACACCCAATACAGAAATTGAAGAAATAAACGACACTAGTAATGATCCCTATAAAAATAGAGATTCTTTTTATTCTTTAAACGATAAATCAATAAATCGCCGTTCCTCTGAACATTTTCAAATAATATGGGGAAATGACGATAATTCAAATATTATAAATTCAGACTTTATAGAAGGTAATTTAGCTAACTTAGAAAATATGAGAAAAGTATATATAGATACTTTAGAAATGAAAGATACAGGAAAATCAATAAAAAATAAATCAGGCAAATATAAAACAAATATATACTTATCTGATACAGGACTAAAAAAAATAAAAAATAAAAATCAATACACTGGTTGTGACGATGATGGCTTTGCATATATAATAGTAAGTCCTTCGCTAATAAGAGTAGATCCTCCAAGCTGGGTATTAGCTCAAAAGTATGCCCATGCTGTTATATTGCATCAAGGTGGAGCATTAGATAATAATTGGTCTGATGCTATGGCTAATTGGCTTAGAAATCAATACCTTGGTAGTGATAAGTACTGTCATAATGATACTATATATGGACCAGCATCAAGTTTTTTTAAGTCCATTGTGTTAAACTCTAACTTAGCTTTTCCACAAGAAAAGAATGCTTATGATTCCTGGCCTTTTATTACCTATATATCAGAAAATCCTGATAACTTAGAAGGTTTAGGCATAGAATTAATACATACTATTTTAGAAAATGATGATATTACAAACCCCTTTGATGCAATAACTAAAAATACAAAAATTTCATTACAAGATGTTATAGGAAACTATAGTAAAAGAATGATCACCATGGATTTTGCTCGGCAAAACAACTACTTAACATACTTAAAAGAATTAAAGTCCGATTCCGCTAATAATGATATTATTTTTACTAATTTAGATTTGCCTAAAAATAGCTGGGTTTCTATTCCCGATGATAAAGCACCTCAGCAAGGTGGATATAATATAATACCTATTAATAATTATAATGAAAATTCATCTATAACAGTAGATTTTAAAGGAATAAAAAACAAAGATACTGATGATTGGCGAGCAACTATCGTAGCTTTTAATAAAGATAAATCTACTACATATTCTTCAACTTGGAATGATGGTGAAAACACATTAAAACTTTCTGGAAATGAAGTTGCAGTCTATTTAATTGTAGCGGCAACACCAAAAACTTTTCAGGATATATCTAAAATAGATGCTGATAAAATAACTTCTTATCCTTATAAGATAAAATTAATATCAACAGAAGATACTACAGCAGAAAATGCTGATAATTCAAAAGATAGTAATGATACTAATATCTCTAGCAATAACAATAGTTCCAATAATAGTGATAATAGTGATGATACTATAAATAATAGTGATTCAAATAATACTAATAAACCTTCAGCAACAAAAGATAAAATAAAAGTAGAAATGTATAATAAAATTAACCAGCCTGTATATAATAATATAACTCCCTGCTTTAGGATAACTAATGCAGGGAAAACATCTATTAATTTAAAAAATATTAAAATCCGTTACTATTATACAAAAGACGGAAATGAAAAGCAGGTTTTTGAATGTGATTGGTGTTCTTTTGACAGCAATTCTATCACTGCTAACTTTGGTTCCATAAATAAAGGTAATAATGCTGACTATTATTTAGATTTATCTTTTAATTCTAATGAAGTACTTAAACCTAACGGTAACATTTATCTTTATGGTAGAATTCATAAAAATAATTGGACAAACTTTAATCAAAGCAATGACTATTCCTTTAATAGTTCTTCTAACGATTATGTTGAATGGAAAAAAGTCACTGCTTATATTGATGGAACTCT
Above is a genomic segment from Clostridium bornimense containing:
- a CDS encoding DUF6055 domain-containing protein; this encodes MPKLKFLVICIAIILNVLLCNKLSTMIINKKSTPNTEIEEINDTSNDPYKNRDSFYSLNDKSINRRSSEHFQIIWGNDDNSNIINSDFIEGNLANLENMRKVYIDTLEMKDTGKSIKNKSGKYKTNIYLSDTGLKKIKNKNQYTGCDDDGFAYIIVSPSLIRVDPPSWVLAQKYAHAVILHQGGALDNNWSDAMANWLRNQYLGSDKYCHNDTIYGPASSFFKSIVLNSNLAFPQEKNAYDSWPFITYISENPDNLEGLGIELIHTILENDDITNPFDAITKNTKISLQDVIGNYSKRMITMDFARQNNYLTYLKELKSDSANNDIIFTNLDLPKNSWVSIPDDKAPQQGGYNIIPINNYNENSSITVDFKGIKNKDTDDWRATIVAFNKDKSTTYSSTWNDGENTLKLSGNEVAVYLIVAATPKTFQDISKIDADKITSYPYKIKLISTEDTTAENADNSKDSNDTNISSNNNSSNNSDNSDDTINNSDSNNTNKPSATKDKIKVEMYNKINQPVYNNITPCFRITNAGKTSINLKNIKIRYYYTKDGNEKQVFECDWCSFDSNSITANFGSINKGNNADYYLDLSFNSNEVLKPNGNIYLYGRIHKNNWTNFNQSNDYSFNSSSNDYVEWKKVTAYIDGTLVWGNEP
- a CDS encoding glycoside hydrolase family 3 protein, with product MAKIIKVIAILSAVVMSMKFGGWLAIECKNYSSERMAIVRESETDEEKIKRIRSIIDEMTIEEKIGQLIMSGFSGKKYNEDLKSLIVEEKIGGVIYSISNIEDVQQMVRLNNEIKVENENNKIPIFITVDEEGGSVSRMPSELMEIPTNEEIGKMNNENTSFNIGSAIGEEVLALGFNVNLAPVLDVNTNDKNTVIGDRSFGNDEELVSRLGIAMMNGMKESNVIAGIKHFPGYGDASSDSYVGLPVLENDLARLEVVEFRPFMDAIKAGADLVMVSNIKLTKVDSENPATMSEMVVDDILRRYMGYDGVIITDDMSMDAITSNYDIGDAAVKSILAGTDIIMVCNKYDNVIKVIDAINDAFLDEKITEDRIDESVERILLLKDKYNVVDNPIVVPDVEDINKKMDKALNGK